A DNA window from Trichomycterus rosablanca isolate fTriRos1 chromosome 9, fTriRos1.hap1, whole genome shotgun sequence contains the following coding sequences:
- the taar11 gene encoding trace amine-associated receptor 11, giving the protein MNLCLSGSPEAVAVCFESLNGSCLRSTSPLALRLSLYFLFTSIIVLTVTGNLLVIVVITFSQNHFSAGTNNLILSLSVAGLVLGGFVMPFSMVRSIESCWYFGHVFCCLHTTVDIILCNATVWHLMFISVDRYVAIFYPLHYHNRMTNKTFVAMIGSSWGLASVFGFATIISDPQVVIRGGSNKACVGGCLSLHAREIGMEYALFFYFIPVSVMMIIYGRISFIAQRHTKAIHSNTNHANPSAPSTAKDFKATKTFTIVVGNFLLCWTPFFMCNIIDPLVGHTICALLYEGLMWVAYLNATFNPLIYVFFYKWFRETAKVLLSKLFIQV; this is encoded by the coding sequence ATGAACCTGTGTCTGTCCGGATCCCCCGAGGCTGTGGCCGTGTGTTTCGAGTCTCTAAACGGGTCATGTCTTCGAAGCACGTCCCCGCTTGCCCTTCGCCTCTCTCTCTACTTCCTCTTCACCTCCATCATCGTTCTAACCGTGACTGGAAACCTGCTGGTCATTGTTGTCATCACATTTTCCCAGAATCACTTCTCGGCAGGAACCAACAACCTGATTTTATCTCTGTCTGTGGCCGGGTTGGTGTTGGGAGGGTTTGTGATGCCGTTCAGCATGGTGCGCTCCATCGAATCCTGCTGGTATTTCGGACATGTGTTCTGCTGCCTTCACACCACTGTTGACATCATTCTGTGTAACGCCACTGTGTGGCACCTGATGTTCATTTCTGTCGATCGATATGTTGCCATCTTTTACCCTCTGCATTACCACAACCGAATGACCAACAAGACCTTCGTGGCGATGATCGGCTCTAGTTGGGGTTTGGCCTCCGTTTTCGGGTTTGCCACCATCATTTCGGATCCGCAGGTGGTAATCCGGGGTGGTTCTAATAAAGCCTGTGTGGGAGGATGTTTGTCTTTGCATGCCAGGGAGATCGGAATGGAATAtgctctgtttttttatttcatccCTGTATCGGTCATGATGATCATCTATGGAAGGATTTCTTTCATAGCGCAGAGACACACTAAAGCCATCCACAGTAACACAAACCACGCGAATCCTAGCGCGCCATCAACTGCTAAAGACTTTAAAGCTACTAAAACCTTCACTATCGTTGTTGGAAACTTTCTTCTCTGCTGGACGCCATTTTTCATGTGTAACATCATCGACCCTTTAGTAGGCCACACAATCTGTGCACTTCTGTACGAAGGGCTGATGTGGGTGGCGTACCTCAACGCCACGTTCAATCCTTTAATTTACGTCTTTTTCTACAAATGGTTCAGAGAAACGGCCAAAGTGCTGCTGTCCAAACTGTTCATCCAGGTGTGA